From the genome of Desulfovibrio sp. JY:
TTTTCTGCAACGTCCATCCCCGCACCCTGCTCGATCCCCAGTTCACCCCCGGCGAGACGCGGCGGCTGCTGGACAAGTACGGCATGGAGCCCCACGACGTGGTGCTGGAGATCACCGAGCGCCACAGCGTCAAGGATTTCAACCTGTTCCACCGAACGCTGGCCCATTACCGCGACGCCGGCTACGGCGTGGCCGTGGACGACGTGGGCACGGGCTATTCCGGGCTCGTGTCCATCGCCGAGATCCAGCCGGATTTCATGAAGATCGACATGTCGCTGGTGCGCGGCATCGACGCCAATCCGGTCAAACGGGCGCTCATGGAGACGCTGCTCACTTTTTCGGAAAAGGTCGGCTGCCGCATCGTGGCCGAGGGCATCGAAACCGAGGCGGAGCTGGCCTGCCTGATCCGGCTCGGCGCGCATTTCGGCCAGGGCTTTTTCCTGGGCCGGCCGGCGGAAACGCCCGCGCCCCTTGCCGAGGAGCCGCGCCTGGCCATCGTGCGCGGCGCGAACCGGGCCGCCGACGGGCTCAAATGTTCCTCGCCCATCAACGATCTGGCCGAGCGGCCCCATCAAGTGGAGCGGAACGCCACCATCGGCGAGGTCAAACACTTTTTCGACGGCAACGAATCCGTGCACGCCGTGGTGGTGACCCAGGCCGGCCGGCCCGAGGGGCTCATCATGGGCCAGCACCTGGATAAGCTCTTGAGTTCCCAGTACGGGCTGTCCCTGTTCCTGCGCCGCGACGTGAGCCGCATCATGGACCCCTCGCCCCTGGCCGTGGAGTGGGACACGCCGGTGGAGGTGGCGGCCCAGGCGGCCATGGCCCGGGATCGGGACAAACTGTACGATCCGATCCTGGTCACCTGCCGGGGCCGGCTGTCCGGGCTGGTCTCGGTGCAAAAAATCCTCGACGCCCTGGCCAGCGTCCAGGTGGAGATGGCCAAGGGGGCCAATCCGCTCACCGGCCTTCCCGGCAACGTGGCCATCGAGCGCGAGATCGCACGGCGCGCCGCCGCCGGCCGGCCGACCTGCTTCGTCTACGCCGATCTCGACAACTTCAAGGTCTTCAACGACGTCTACGGCTTCAAGGACGGGGACAAGGCCATCCTGCTGACGGCCCGCATCCTGGGCGAGGCGCTGTGCGCCCATGGCGGCCAGGACGATTTCCTGGGCCACGTCGGCGGGGACGATTTCATCATCCTGTGCGACGGCCCTGCGGCGGAACCGATCTGCCACGCCGTGGCCCAATCCTTCGCCGCCGCCTCCTCGGCCCTTTACAGCGCCGAGGACCGCGAGCGCGGCTACATCGAGGGCCAGGGCCGCGACGGCCGGGTGGGCCGGTTCGACCTGCTTACCATCTCCATGGGCGTCATCGACTGCGCCTTTGCCGTGCCCGTGACCATGGACGAGCTGGGGCTGCGGGCGGCGGCGGTGAAAAAATACGCCAAGTCCCAGTCCGGCAATTCCTTCGTGCGTGACCGCCGCGCCCCCTTGGGACTGCCTGATGCGCCGGGGCAGGAGGCCGAAAGGGCCGCCTGTCCGCCTCCACACGATACGATCTGATTGGCTTTGGCCTGTCCGTCGCCGGAGAATGGGCGGCTGCGTTTTCCGGGCGTCGCCGCCTCGGGGGGCGCGGCCGCTCTCTGGTGGCTGCGTTTGGGGGGCGCGTTTGGCGGCTGCGGCTACAGGCCGGGTTGGGCGGCCTTCAGGGAACGCGGCGTTTCGGTGGTTTCCCTGGTGGCCAGCATGTCCCAGGACACCATGTCGTCCTGGCGCGCCGGGCAGGTGAGCAGGCAGCCGGCCACGGCGTCGAGCAAAAGCGGCGACAGCCCGGTGCCCGGGCATTTGACGGTCAGGTCCTCGGGGGCAAGCACGTGTCCGGCCGGCAGGTCGCGGGAAAAGACCACGGACTTGCGCAGTTTGGCCGCCGCGCCTGCCTCGCCGGGAAAAACGCGCTTGCGCGAGACGCGCATGGCCGCCTCGGCCTCGCGCACCATGGCGGCCATGGCCGCGAATTCCGTGGGCGACAGCGACGCTTGGTGGTCGGTGCCCGGCAGCGTCTTGTCCAGGGTGAAATGGCGTTCGATGACGGCCGGGGCGAAGGCCGTGGCGGCGATCGTCGGGCCAAGGCCGCGCTCGTGGCCGGAATAGCCCACCGGCAGGCCGTAGCGGCGGCGCAGGGCGTCGATCAGCGGCAGCCCCACCTGCTCGTCGGGGCAGGGGTAGGAGCTGTTGCAGTGCAGCAGCACGATGCGGTCGTGGTAGCGGCGCAGTTCGGCCACGGCCGCGTCCACCTCGGGCAGGCCGCTCATGCCGGTGGACAGGATCACGGGCAGGCCGGTCTCGCCGGCCTGGCGCAAAAGCGGCAGGTTGACCAGGTCGGCCGAGGGGATCTTCAGTAGTTCCACGCCGAGATCCACCAAAAGGGCCAGGCTGGGCGCGTCCCAGGCCGAGGCGAAAAAGGTGAGTCCCAGCGACTCGGCCAGGGTTTTGAGTTCGGCGAGGGCTTCGCCGGAAAGCTCCAACGCGGCCCGGTGGCGGCCATAGGTCGGACCGAAGCTGTTTTTGCCGTTATACGGCGCATCCAGGCCGGCCTTGGTGAAAAGGGCGGCCATGTCGCGTTTCTGGAATTTGACGGCGCAGGCGCCGCTTGCGGCCGCGGCGCGGACCATCTCCCGGGCCATGTCCAGGCTGCCCTGGTGGTTGTTGCCGATTTCGGCCACCAGAAAGGCGGGACAGCCCGGGCCGATCAGCTGGCCGGAACGGAGGCGGATAAGCGGTGCGGCGGTGGGCATGAAGCGTTTGTCTCCCAAGCGGCGGCGAACGCGCCGCGCCTTGTGATGCTAGCCTCGAAACGGGGCCAGCACAAGCCGGGCCTGTGAAACGGCGGAAATTGCCGCCCGGCCATGAATTTTGCAAGCCTCGTGCCGTGCCGGGGGTTCTTGCCTTTGGCCGCGTTTGCGTTCAAGATGCTTCGATTTCGCCAAACGGACGCAAAAAACGCCATGACAAAACCCTTCATCGAAATACGCGGCCTCAAAAAGGCCTTCGCCGGACAACCCGTGCTTTGCGGCGTGGACATGACCGTGCCCGAAGGGGAAGTCACGGCGGTCATCGGCAAGTCGGGCGAGGGCAAGAGCGTGCTTTTAAAGCACATCATCGGTCTGCTTGCCCCCGACAGCGGCGACATCCTTTTTAACGGCGCGCCCCTGGCCGCGGCCAGCCATGCCGACCAGCGGGAATTCCGCCGGCGGTGCAGCTACATGTTTCAGAACATGGCGCTTTTTGATTCCATGACCGTCTACGACAACATCGCCTTGCCGCTTCGGGAAACCGCCCGGCTGTCCGAAACGGATACCGGGGAGCGGGTGCGGGCCATGGCCGAGCGGCTGGAACTGACCGGCATCCTCGGCAAGTATCCGTCCCAGATTTCCGGCGGCATGCAAAAACGCGTCGCCCTGGCCCGGGCGCTGGTTACCGAGCCCCGGCTGATCCTCTTCGACGAACCGACCACCGGTCTCGATCCCATCCGCAAGGCCTCGGTTCTGGCGCTCATCGACCAGTCCCGGCGACAATTCGGATTCACGGCCATCCTGGTCAGCCACGACATCCCCGACGTGTTCGAGGTGGCCGGCCATGTGGCCATGCTCGACGGCGGCCGCATCGTCTGGGAGGGCTCTCCCCAGGCCATCACCGCCTGCGACGATCCGGTGGTGCGGCGGTTCCTGGCCGGCGAGCCGGAACCGGAAGAGGCGGAGCGGATCGCCCAGGCCGGCTGACAGGGGGCTTTATGCGAAACGGTGCGCACTGTCGGCGCGTGGCGATTCTTGCCGCCGCCCTCTGGCTTGTTCTTTCGGTCCCGGCCCTTGCCGCCGTCCTGTACCAGGTCGGCACCATCGCCTCCCTGGCCGCCGGGGACTACGAAGGCCGGGAGACTTTCGCCACCCTGGCCCGCCACGGCGATTTCGGGCTTGGCACCTTCGAAAACCTCGACGGCGAGATGGTGGCCGTGGACGGCGGGTTTTACCAGGTGACGAGCGACGGCCTGGCCCGGCCCGTTGCTCCCGACCGCAAGACGCCCTTTGCCCAGGTGACCTTTTCCCGGGGCAGCCTCGATTGCGGCCGGCTGGACGGCCTGGACCTCAAGGCGATCGCCGCCGCCCTGACCAAGCGGCTGCCCGACCCGGCCCGCCAGTACGTGGTCCGGGCGGACGGGCTTTTTGCCGCCATCACGACCAGAAGCGTGCGGGCCCAGGCCAAGCCCTGGCCGCCCCTGACCACGGCCATCAAGGGCCAGGCCAGCTTCCCCATGGAAAACGTCCAGGGCACGCTCGTCGGCATTTACACGCCCCCGGGGATGCAGGCGCTTTCGCCCACGGGCTGGCATTTCCATTTCCTGACCGTCGACCGGCGGCACGGCGGCCATGTGCTGGCGGCCCGGGCCGAGGCCGTCAAGGCGCGCGGCGACCGCATCGACGCCATGACCGTTGTTTTCCCGGAGCATCCCGCCCCCTGTCCCGACGCGCCTCGGCCGGAGGCCGGAGCCGAATAGATGGCCTGGGATTTTTTCGCCTTTTTCATGCCTGGCGAGCGTCGTCCGGCCCCGGCCGCCCGCGATGCCGGGATACTGGCCGCCCGCTCCATGGCCGGGGAGTATCTGTCCCGGGCCAGACTGCGGCTGGACGGCCTTTCCGCCCTGCTCGAAACCGACGACCGGCGCGACGCCGCCCTGGTGGCCGCGCTTTTGGCCGAGGACCTGGACGCGGCCGGGGATATCCTGACCCGGGATGCCGGCCTGCCCCTGGCCGAGGCCCGGGCCATGCTCGGGCCCTTGCCTGCCGCCGCCGATCTGGCCGCTTTCGCCGCCAAGGCGCGGGCGCGGCTGACGTTTCTGGAAAAAGAGCTGGTCGGCCGTGTCGCCGGCCCCTGGCGCACGGACGCCGACCGCTTCACCGCCCGGGCCATGCGCCGGGCCAGACTGTCCCTGGTCGTGCTGGTGCTTGTCCTGGCCGGGGCGATCCTTTTTGGCGACGCCGTGGCCAAGAAACGCCGCGCCTTTATCGCCGGGGTGACCCTGGAGCATCAGCGCGCCGCGGCGACCGAGGCCCTGGCTGCCTTGTCCAGGCTGGCCGTGCGGGCCAAGACCGCCACGGGCCAACCCCTTTGGGTGGTGACCGGTCGCAACTGTTCCCGCTGCGGCTGCCAGGGCCGCGACCTGCGCACCGTCCCGGACGGCGACAAGTGTGTGCGTCAGTGGCGCGAGGCGCTTGGCCGCATCGGTCATGCCGCCGGCGCCTCGGACAAGGAGCTGGCCCGGTTTGCGCGCGATCCCTGGGGCGCGCCCTATCTGCTCAATGAAAACGAAGGCGAAAGCCCGGATTTCCCCTGCCTGCCCGATACCTTCGCCACGGCCGGGCAAAACGGGCTGGCCGGCGACGGCGACGACATCCAGGTGGCCGTCCCCAACGCCTTTTGCCCGAAGTAGGGGCCCGGCGCATGGACGCTTCTTCCTCCGTTGCCGGCGCCCAGGGCGCATCCCCCTTTTCCCGGGCCGTCGCCGGGGCCGGATTTTTCGCCGGCCTGCTGCTCGTGGCCCCGCACGCCTTGCTCACCTCCCTGACCCTCGTTCGGGCCGGCTGGTCGGCTGCGGGACTCGTGGCCTTTTTGTGGCTGTGGGGGCTGGCCATGGCCGTCTCCCGGCGCGGCCTCGCCTTCGGGCTGACGTTGCTCGGCTTTTCCCCGTTTCTTTTCGGCGCCCAGTCCTACGTCTATCCGGGCGTGGCCTTCGGCCTGCTGGCCGATGTGGCGGCCCTGGCCTTTTGCTGGCGAAACGCCGGCCGGGATGCCGCGACGCCTGGCCGTGCCGGCCCCACGGGCGCGCTCCTGGCCGCCCTGGCCGCCCTGGCCCTTGGTTCCACGCTGCTGTTGCCCTGGGCCAGGTTTGGGCAGGAGCTGTCCCTTTTCGGGCCGGGCGGCTTTTTCGCGGCCATGGCCTTTTCCCCGGCCGCCGCTCCGGGCTACGCCCTGGCCGGGGCCTGGCGGCTGGCCATTTTCGCCGTGCTGGCTTGGCAGCTTGCCCGGCTCGATTTTCCGGACCGCTTCGGCTGCCTGATCCGGGGACTTGTGGGCGGACTCCTTACCGCCATCGTCTTCGGCCTCTACGAGCATTTCCAGGGCGACCATTATCTGCTGCACTACCGGTTCACGTCGCTTTTCGCCAATCCGGGCTGGTTTGCCGAATACGCCGCCGTGGCCGCGCCGTATCTGCTCACGCTGCTGGCGGGCTCCGGCTGGCGGCGGCGCTGCCTGGCCGCGTCGGGGCTGGCCCTTTGCGGCGCGGCATTGGTCCTGACACTGGCCCGGGCCGGCTGGATCGCCGGCAGCCTGACCTTTTTCGCGGCCGGCTGGCTGTATTTTCGCGAGAACCGCTTTGTGCATTTTCGCCGGCCCTATGGCCATCTGCCGACCCTGGCCGTGGCCGGGGCGCTGGTGGTGGGAATCGCTTTATGGGGCGCGGGCCGGGAGTTCTCGGCCATAAGCCGGCCCATCAACGCGCTTTTGGCCCAGCGGGTGGACAATTTCACCGATTCGCCGCGCCCGGCGCTTTTCCGCTCCGGGCTTTTGATCGCGGCCGAGCGGCCGGTCTTCGGCATGGGCTTTACGAGCTACGCCCGGCACTATCCGGTGCTTCTGGCCACGCCCGGGGCCTGGCTCAACCGCTACGGCGACGCCGGGGCCGAGGTGTTCGAGACGCCGCACAGCCTGTACGTGCAGCTAGTGGCCGGGCTCGGCGTGGCCGGGCTTCTCGTCTGGCTGGCCATGGCCGGCCGGGCGGGCTGGGTGCTGTGGCGGCGGGCGCGCGACTATGCCAGCTTGCCGGACGCGGCCATGCTGCTTTCCCTGGTCGCCTTCCACATCTATGCGTTTTTCCAGGAAATGTTTTACGTGCCGGCGGTCTTGTTTCTGCTGTTCGTTCCCCTGGCCCGGGCCATGGCCCTGGAGGCCAGGGCGGTGCGCCTGGGCCGGGCTGGCCGGGCGGACAGGAGGGGCTGGGTCGGGGCGGCGGCCACGGGCGTGGCCCTGTGCGGCATCCTGGCCTACGGCCTGGATATCGGGCTTGGCGGCACGGCGGCGCGCCTGGGGCTCTACGACTGGCTGCCGCCCGGAGAGAAGGTCGTTTTCGAGGGGTTTTATCCGCCCGAGCAGGGGCGGGGGCGGACCTTTCGCTGGAGCGCCGGGGACGCGGTGCTGCTCGTGCCGCCGGGAAGAGGCAGCCTGACGCTGTCCCTTGCGGCCGTGTCACCGACCGAAGCGACGTTTTTTTCGCCGGCCGGACTGTGGGCCACGGTCCGCCTCGACAGCCGGCCGGTGACGTTGACCCTGCCCGTGCCCGAGGCGGGCGGCGGCCGGGCCGTACCGCTTTTCCTCACGCCCGCCCGGACGTATCTGCCCCAGGCGATTTCCGGCGCGCCCGATCCCAGGCGTCTCGGCTTGGCGGTTGGCGTCGCCTGCGATCACTGATTGTCGGTATTGCGCTCGAACACCCGCATTTCGTTGACCACCAGGTTGCCGATCGCGCGCACCTGCTCGTTGTCCTGGTTTTCCACCAGATCGCCCAACAGCTTGATGTCCTGGGGAATGCCGGCCAGGATCACCTTGCGCACGTCGTCGAGCCGGGCCTTGACGTATGTCCGGTCGCGCTTGGCGGCCATGTGCTCGAGGACATCGGCCAGATTCAGGATCACGTAGGCTTTTTCGGCGTAGATGGCGGAAACGGCGGTCAGGTGGGACAGGATGTTCTTCTCGCTGGTCTGGGACGCCTTGAAGTAGAGGTCGGCGGCCTTGGTGGCGTATTCGTTGAAGTGCTCGTAGGAGGCGCGGAAGTGCCTGGACGCGCCGAGAACCGGGGGCGCGGCGGCCAGGAGCATGGCCAGGCACAGGGCGCAGGAAGATGACAATTGTGTACGCATGCGGACTCCGTTGACAAAGGGGCCGCCAGAGAACGTGCTCCAGGCGGCAAGCGCCACATACCAGTTTTTGCTCAGGCGTCAAAGCGCCGGGACTCCGGGGGGGCCGGCCGGCGGCGCATTGACTTTTGGCGCTTTTGGGATAGGAATGCCGCGATTTCCACGCGTCACGACTTTTACGCCGTCTGGACCAGTCATGAAAAATACCGCCTTATGCCGCGTCGTCGGCCTGTTGTTCTTGGTTGCCCTGCTGTCGTCGTCGCCTGCCCCGGCCCGGGCGGGCATGGTCTCGATCGTTTTCGACGACGGCCTGGAAAGCGTCTACCAATATGCCTTTCCGGTCCTCGAAAAATTCGGCCTGCCGGCCACCGTCGGCATCATCGCCAACCGGGTGGACCGGGGCGATCCCGACTTCATGACCGTGGGGCAGATCCGCGATCTGGCCAAGGCCGGCTGGGAAGTGGCCTCCCACAGCCTGACCCACAAGCGGCCCATCGACATCCCCAAGTTCTACGCCCAGGAGAACTGCCTGCTCCTTAAGCCCGTTCGCGGCCAGCGCGCCATGTACGAGGCGAAATACAAGTACGAGGAACTGGCCGGACTGGTCGAAAACGGGAAGCTGCTGCGGGAACGCTCCAGCGATGCCCTGGTGCGCGCCGAACCGGGGAGCTACTACTTCGACGGACTGATCGGCGAGGTCCTCGTGCATCCCTTCGAGCCGGCCGAGGCCGCAAAACAGCAGATTCGGGCCATCTCCTACGAAAGAGAGATGGACCAGTCCAAGACCAAGCTCGCCGCGATGGGCTTTGCCGTTACGACCTACATCACCCCGCACAACTATTGGACGCCTGAGATGAGCGCGCTCTCCAAGAAGTTCTATTCCCAGGTGGCCGACGGCGGGGACGACTGCAACCGCAAGGGGGCGACCGACCGCTTCTGGCTCAAGCGCTATACCGTGCACTCCGACGATACGGCGGTCTCCCTCATCGACTTGGTCAAAAAGCACGCCATTCGCGAGGACGCCTGGGTCATCTTCTGCATGCACGGCATCGGTTCGGACCTGGGCTGGGAGCCCTGGGATGCGAGCAAACTGGCCGAACTTGCGGAATTCCTCAAAAAGCAGGCCGTGCCCGTGGTCACCATCGATCAGGGCGTCAAACTCTGGTTCGCGGGCAAGGGAACTCCCCGCATTTAAAAAAAAGGACGGATAGGTGAAACGCCCCCTTCGCATCCTGGTCGCCGGTTTTGCCATTGGATTTCCCTTGGGCGGCCAATTGTGGATGATGCTGCATTTCCTCTCCGGCTTACGCCGCCTCGGCCATGAGGTGGTTTTCCTCGAAGATACGTCCAACTGGGCCTACCCCTTCGATCCGGTGCTCGGCTATCCGGTGTGCGAGTCGTCGCGCGGCCGCGCCACCGTGGAGCGGCTGTTCGGCCGGGCGGGGCTGGCCGGATGCTGGGCCTATGTCAGCGAGATCGAGGACAAGCTTTACGGCATGGACCGGGCCACCCTGGACCGCCATTTGCGCGAAGCCGACTTTTTCCTCAACATCTCGGGCATCGCGCCCCTCAAGGAAGAGTACTTCCAGGCCCCGGTCAAGGCCGTCATCGACACCGACCCGGTCTTCACCCAGGTCAAGGTGGAGCGCGACGCCTGGACCCGCGACTATTACGCCGCCCACGACGTCTGCTTCACCTACGGCTACAACCTGCCGGCCGGCAAAACGGACGTGCCGCTTTCGGGCGTGGACTGGAAGCCGCTGCTGCCGCCGGTGGTCCTCGACGAATGGCCGGTGGGGGAGGGGGCTGGCGACAGCTACACCACCATCGGCACCTGGGAGGCCAAGGACCGGGACGTGGAGATCGCCGGGCGCAAGCTCTCCTGGCGCAAGAACGTGAAATACGAGGCCATTCTCGATTTGCCGACCACGCTGCGCGACATCCCCCTCGGCATGGCCATGGGCGGCATGTGCGACGACGCCTGGCGCTACGCCAACGCCGGCTGGATCGTGCGCGACGCCCTCGACGTTTCGCGCGACCCCGACGTGTACCGCGACTACATCCGGGGCTCGCGGGGCGAGTTCACCATTGCCAAGGACCAGAACGTGGTGCTCAAAAGCGGCTGGTTTTCCGACCGCACGGCCACGTATCTGGCGGCCGGCCGGCCGGCGGTGGTGGAGGACACGGGCTTTGGCGACTACCTGCCGGTGGGGGAGGGGCTTTTCCCCTTCGAAGGCCCCGATGCCGCCGTGGAGGCGCTTCGGACGGTCGAGGCCGACCCCATTCGGGCGGGCAAAGCGGCCCGGGAGATCGCCGGCGACTATTTCGACAGCGACAAGGTCCTCACCGGACTTTTGCGGGAATGCGGGCTGGCCTGAGGCCCGCTTTGCGACGATTGGGGGGAATTGTTCCCGAATTGATTGAAAACCGTTTGACTTCGGGCTAATAGGTCGCCGATGGCGGAAAAGACGATACTTTTTGTCGCCCCGGCCCAGGCGGTGACCCAATTCTTCCCGTATTTCAAGGAAGCGGGCATCGCCGCAGGCATCGCCGATTCCCTGTCCGCCGCCCTGGCCTCCATCCGCAAGTCGTCGCCCTGCCTCATCTTTTCCCAAGCCAAGATGGGCATCTACACCGCCGAGGCCCTGCTTGCCGCCGGGCAACAGGACGAGGCCTTTCCGCCGGTCATCGTTTTTACCGACCGGGGCACCGCCGCCGAGGCCGCCCGCTGCCTGGAACTCGGGGCCAGGGACTACTGGCTCGAACCGCTGACCTGGGAGAAAATCCAGGCCGTCATGCCGGAGAAGGCCGCGCCGCCCGAACCGGCCCCGGCCCCGGAAGCCGCGCCCGCCCGCCACGGCGCGGGAGCCGCGCCCTCCGGCAAGGGCTTCGCCATCGTCGGTGAACACCCGGCCATCCTCCGGGTTCTGGCCCTGGCCCGGCAGGTGGCCCGGTCCAAGGCCACGGTGCTCATTTCCGGCGAATCCGGCACCGGCAAGGAGATGTTCGCCCGCTACCTGCACGCCAGTTCCGACCGGGCCGAAGGCCCCTTTATCGCCATCAACTGCGCCGCCCTGCCCGAACATCTGCTCGAATCCGAGCTGTTCGGCCACGAAAAGGGCGCCTTTACCGGAGC
Proteins encoded in this window:
- a CDS encoding EAL and GGDEF domain-containing protein produces the protein MQFSPCLKEDVRIPDGGPLDGCQLLGLLQREHRERVAGHVAKGGFLGLVLLEIQDFSLLRRLFRPEVAESLAGTMAREVLRVAERRTREHPLGLMEVLEPSRVLVVVGCEDDDAEALERLAAVLRLEARGRLRQESVRLTGQALELRCGAARVISRGPVGLDMALAAAVAEASRRAGGGGALAPALREFREILELRRVRAVFQPIVNLRAGSVFAWEALARGPRDSTLESPAMLFDVAEEAGAIFALEKICREAAIRGFAKREPGAKLFCNVHPRTLLDPQFTPGETRRLLDKYGMEPHDVVLEITERHSVKDFNLFHRTLAHYRDAGYGVAVDDVGTGYSGLVSIAEIQPDFMKIDMSLVRGIDANPVKRALMETLLTFSEKVGCRIVAEGIETEAELACLIRLGAHFGQGFFLGRPAETPAPLAEEPRLAIVRGANRAADGLKCSSPINDLAERPHQVERNATIGEVKHFFDGNESVHAVVVTQAGRPEGLIMGQHLDKLLSSQYGLSLFLRRDVSRIMDPSPLAVEWDTPVEVAAQAAMARDRDKLYDPILVTCRGRLSGLVSVQKILDALASVQVEMAKGANPLTGLPGNVAIEREIARRAAAGRPTCFVYADLDNFKVFNDVYGFKDGDKAILLTARILGEALCAHGGQDDFLGHVGGDDFIILCDGPAAEPICHAVAQSFAAASSALYSAEDRERGYIEGQGRDGRVGRFDLLTISMGVIDCAFAVPVTMDELGLRAAAVKKYAKSQSGNSFVRDRRAPLGLPDAPGQEAERAACPPPHDTI
- a CDS encoding N-acetylneuraminate synthase family protein codes for the protein MPTAAPLIRLRSGQLIGPGCPAFLVAEIGNNHQGSLDMAREMVRAAAASGACAVKFQKRDMAALFTKAGLDAPYNGKNSFGPTYGRHRAALELSGEALAELKTLAESLGLTFFASAWDAPSLALLVDLGVELLKIPSADLVNLPLLRQAGETGLPVILSTGMSGLPEVDAAVAELRRYHDRIVLLHCNSSYPCPDEQVGLPLIDALRRRYGLPVGYSGHERGLGPTIAATAFAPAVIERHFTLDKTLPGTDHQASLSPTEFAAMAAMVREAEAAMRVSRKRVFPGEAGAAAKLRKSVVFSRDLPAGHVLAPEDLTVKCPGTGLSPLLLDAVAGCLLTCPARQDDMVSWDMLATRETTETPRSLKAAQPGL
- a CDS encoding ATP-binding cassette domain-containing protein, coding for MTKPFIEIRGLKKAFAGQPVLCGVDMTVPEGEVTAVIGKSGEGKSVLLKHIIGLLAPDSGDILFNGAPLAAASHADQREFRRRCSYMFQNMALFDSMTVYDNIALPLRETARLSETDTGERVRAMAERLELTGILGKYPSQISGGMQKRVALARALVTEPRLILFDEPTTGLDPIRKASVLALIDQSRRQFGFTAILVSHDIPDVFEVAGHVAMLDGGRIVWEGSPQAITACDDPVVRRFLAGEPEPEEAERIAQAG
- a CDS encoding acetolactate decarboxylase; the encoded protein is MRNGAHCRRVAILAAALWLVLSVPALAAVLYQVGTIASLAAGDYEGRETFATLARHGDFGLGTFENLDGEMVAVDGGFYQVTSDGLARPVAPDRKTPFAQVTFSRGSLDCGRLDGLDLKAIAAALTKRLPDPARQYVVRADGLFAAITTRSVRAQAKPWPPLTTAIKGQASFPMENVQGTLVGIYTPPGMQALSPTGWHFHFLTVDRRHGGHVLAARAEAVKARGDRIDAMTVVFPEHPAPCPDAPRPEAGAE
- a CDS encoding O-antigen ligase family protein — translated: MDASSSVAGAQGASPFSRAVAGAGFFAGLLLVAPHALLTSLTLVRAGWSAAGLVAFLWLWGLAMAVSRRGLAFGLTLLGFSPFLFGAQSYVYPGVAFGLLADVAALAFCWRNAGRDAATPGRAGPTGALLAALAALALGSTLLLPWARFGQELSLFGPGGFFAAMAFSPAAAPGYALAGAWRLAIFAVLAWQLARLDFPDRFGCLIRGLVGGLLTAIVFGLYEHFQGDHYLLHYRFTSLFANPGWFAEYAAVAAPYLLTLLAGSGWRRRCLAASGLALCGAALVLTLARAGWIAGSLTFFAAGWLYFRENRFVHFRRPYGHLPTLAVAGALVVGIALWGAGREFSAISRPINALLAQRVDNFTDSPRPALFRSGLLIAAERPVFGMGFTSYARHYPVLLATPGAWLNRYGDAGAEVFETPHSLYVQLVAGLGVAGLLVWLAMAGRAGWVLWRRARDYASLPDAAMLLSLVAFHIYAFFQEMFYVPAVLFLLFVPLARAMALEARAVRLGRAGRADRRGWVGAAATGVALCGILAYGLDIGLGGTAARLGLYDWLPPGEKVVFEGFYPPEQGRGRTFRWSAGDAVLLVPPGRGSLTLSLAAVSPTEATFFSPAGLWATVRLDSRPVTLTLPVPEAGGGRAVPLFLTPARTYLPQAISGAPDPRRLGLAVGVACDH
- a CDS encoding polysaccharide deacetylase family protein; this encodes MKNTALCRVVGLLFLVALLSSSPAPARAGMVSIVFDDGLESVYQYAFPVLEKFGLPATVGIIANRVDRGDPDFMTVGQIRDLAKAGWEVASHSLTHKRPIDIPKFYAQENCLLLKPVRGQRAMYEAKYKYEELAGLVENGKLLRERSSDALVRAEPGSYYFDGLIGEVLVHPFEPAEAAKQQIRAISYEREMDQSKTKLAAMGFAVTTYITPHNYWTPEMSALSKKFYSQVADGGDDCNRKGATDRFWLKRYTVHSDDTAVSLIDLVKKHAIREDAWVIFCMHGIGSDLGWEPWDASKLAELAEFLKKQAVPVVTIDQGVKLWFAGKGTPRI